A stretch of Plasmodium chabaudi chabaudi strain AS genome assembly, chromosome: 14 DNA encodes these proteins:
- a CDS encoding GPCR-like receptor SR25, putative yields MAKRHKLKITTLSIFFFVILTGIHTVFTTFNQKDWIKFYTSCSGDGDVKWELLYVLTLLNIFILMLNVNYKENIDTLNNKKTEISDINDDLINVDINEFGNNERDDSGDELEKEKRYNKLKIKTLYSITNSRICYYSMWILCYYSIYFLCFLSFLHGIRLFNNNLINIYTIRTCKLEKLNNYIISENTFTSLYWVFINFSVFMSKYTDSFYAINYVNFNIEFSTKRKRTLFFLNYAFQLLLITYTIYKNVLLYQNGVYNLNQIVCSLIFLCLILYTIFEIAYVLEINKPSYYSMPKLPYNYVWSIIYLFVIFVSSVIFYFSVYAYSIKDTFVNFQIMLWLFFLSLTYIKRKQLFIKA; encoded by the exons ATGGCTAAGAGGCATAAATTAAAGATTACTACGTtgtcgatttttttttttgtaatattaaCCGGGATTCATACCGTTTTTACCACATTTAACCAGAAAGATT GGATCAAATTTTACACAAGTTGCTCAGGAGACGGTGATGTAAAATGGGAACTGCTATACGTTTTAACCCTTTTGAACATCTTCATCTTAATGCTAAATGTAAATtacaaagaaaatatagacACGCTGAATAATAAGAAGACCGAAATTAGTGATATAAATGatgatttaataaatgttgATATTAACGAGTTTGGTAATAATGAAAGAGATGACAGTGGGGATGAActtgaaaaagaaaaaagatacaacaaattaaagataaaaaCTCTATATAGTATTACAAATTCAAGAATTTGCTACTATAGTATGTGGATATTGTGCTATTATTCTATATACTTCTTATGTTTCTTGAGCTTTTTACATGGTATCagattatttaataacaatttaattaacatatatacaataagaACATGTAAACTCgagaaattaaataattatataatatcagAAAATACTTTTACAAGTTTGTATTGGGTATTTATCAACTTTAGCGTATTTATGAGCAAGTATACAGACTCTTTTTATGCTattaattatgtaaattttaatatcgAATTCAgtacaaaaagaaaaagaacaTTGTTTTTCCTAAACTATGCTTTCCAGTTATTACTAATAACTTATACAATATACAAgaatgtattattatatcaaaatggagtatataatttgaatCAAATTGTATGCTCACTTATCTTTCTTTGTTTAATATTGTATACCATTTTCGAAATCGCATATGTcttagaaataaataagccATCCTATTACAGTATGCCGAAATTaccatataattatgtatggtccattatttatttatttgttattttcgTTTCGTCTGTTATATTCTATTTTTCTGTTTATGCATACTCTATAAAAGATACGTttgtaaattttcaaattatgTTATGGCTTTTTTTCCTTTCGTTAACATACataaaaaggaaacaattatttattaaggcgtaa